In Oleiharenicola lentus, the following are encoded in one genomic region:
- a CDS encoding chemotaxis protein CheX produces MPADTQEISETLIRDNITRAVCDVFKTMLQRTAKLDQMCVSGGPDACPPALRDENLAQKAQVVGTVGFLGEINGLIYLYFDANFAKDCTGHLLGMSADEVTEAGDEVINDAIGEITNMTVGSFKNGLCDQGYPCKLTIPSILRGSNFSIEPISDSIRFIYSFDTQGERLVADIILKVGE; encoded by the coding sequence ATGCCCGCCGACACCCAAGAAATTTCCGAAACCCTGATCCGTGACAACATCACCCGTGCGGTCTGCGACGTCTTCAAGACGATGCTGCAACGCACCGCCAAACTCGACCAGATGTGTGTGTCGGGTGGCCCCGATGCCTGCCCGCCGGCGCTGCGCGATGAAAACCTCGCCCAGAAGGCGCAGGTCGTCGGAACCGTAGGCTTTCTCGGCGAAATCAACGGTCTCATCTACCTCTACTTCGACGCGAACTTCGCCAAGGACTGCACCGGCCACCTGCTGGGCATGTCCGCCGACGAGGTCACCGAGGCCGGCGACGAGGTCATCAACGACGCCATCGGCGAGATCACCAACATGACCGTCGGCAGCTTCAAGAACGGGCTCTGCGACCAGGGCTACCCCTGCAAGCTCACCATCCCCTCCATCCTCCGCGGCAGCAATTTTTCCATCGAGCCCATCAGCGACTCCATCCGTTTCATCTACTCCTTCGACACCCAGGGCGAGCGGCTCGTGGCCGACATCATCCTCAAGGTCGGCGAATAA
- a CDS encoding chemotaxis protein CheW yields the protein MSTTTAPVSTAVRLAGKYLTVGLANEAYGIAVLKVREIIRMLKITPVPQLPPYVKGVINLRGRVIPVVDLRVKFGLEAGFTERTCIVVVQVRPASGQHVQMGLIVDCVEEVVTLTDQEIEPTPEFGCVIDTSYLLGLAKVKGQVKTLLDIDRVVAPDAVQQIAQAAS from the coding sequence ATGAGCACTACGACCGCCCCTGTTTCCACCGCCGTGCGTCTCGCCGGCAAATATCTCACCGTCGGACTGGCCAACGAGGCTTACGGCATAGCCGTCCTCAAGGTCCGTGAAATCATCCGCATGCTGAAGATCACCCCGGTCCCGCAGCTGCCGCCCTACGTCAAGGGCGTCATCAACCTGCGCGGCCGCGTGATCCCGGTGGTGGACCTGCGCGTGAAGTTCGGCCTCGAGGCCGGCTTCACCGAGCGCACCTGCATCGTCGTGGTGCAGGTCCGCCCCGCCAGCGGCCAGCACGTCCAGATGGGCCTGATCGTGGACTGCGTCGAGGAGGTCGTGACCCTCACCGACCAGGAGATCGAGCCCACGCCGGAATTCGGCTGCGTGATCGACACTTCCTACCTGCTCGGCCTCGCGAAGGTGAAGGGCCAGGTCAAGACCCTGCTCGACATCGACCGGGTGGTTGCACCCGACGCGGTCCAGCAGATCGCCCAAGCCGCGAGCTGA
- a CDS encoding transposase: protein MQPHRHLAHVLPFVRHLLFFLTVVANQRQSVLTAEPVLAALTEIWRRSAEIDGWMVGDYLLMSDHVHLFAKGAHDANPLATWIGAWKSLSSRRLKPVLRLTGAL, encoded by the coding sequence GTGCAACCGCATCGCCACCTAGCCCATGTGCTGCCGTTTGTTCGTCATCTGCTGTTTTTTCTCACTGTGGTGGCGAACCAGCGGCAGAGCGTGCTCACGGCCGAACCGGTCTTGGCCGCCCTGACCGAGATCTGGCGCCGATCCGCGGAAATCGACGGCTGGATGGTCGGCGACTATCTGCTGATGTCTGACCATGTGCACCTCTTCGCCAAGGGTGCCCACGACGCCAATCCTCTAGCCACCTGGATCGGAGCTTGGAAATCACTCAGCTCTCGACGGCTGAAACCGGTGCTCCGCCTCACCGGCGCACTGTGA
- a CDS encoding PAS domain S-box protein, translated as MNQPADPSRTHSQPGVTGQHRRDEALILALDATLTCIWDYDLTTGQVTLDANWSRMRGGPANSTVTGIKDLIAKLHPEDRHRAWRATLNCVTGRAPEYSQEYRVLDQQGQWMWVHSRGRATNRDAGGRATRMIGTNIDITQRKTTELAASRQVQFLNALNQTTVALLQRRAKAEILEALAGRAAQLLIVTQVEVALIEGDELVTQAYGGDVRTKGGARAGRREAMLSWRAIDSHESVIVEDYGSVAEGSAIYRAAGFQAVAIYPILHGTRCLGVLACMRDQAGHTFNEEEREKGRLLAQLAALVIHNADIYEDSLRVAENRMRDVRESEARFRTVFNESPIPIILMSAAGGEIREVNKAASVTFGYAREEVLGRTTMELGIWADPQERPRIVERLQKEGSVHGHHTQMRAKDGRPLQVIYNANVVSLGGDPYLLSFVIDISAQKEAESALRQSEAKLRQAQKLESLGTLAGGIAHDFNNILTGILGFAHLCQADLAPDHPAAHWVDGILKSGERAKGLVQQILTFSRKTESMRGPVRLQLVTQESVALLRSTLPAMVRLECEIDPACPPVLADPTEIHQVILNLCTNAWHALPETGGCIEVRLLSCDVDTRFAQEHGPLQPGPHVRLSVRDNGKGMSAATIERIFEPFFTTKEAGKGTGLGLAVVHSIVQSHEGAIHLQSTPGQGTTFDLYFPALPTPTSPEESATTPAELPRGQGQSVLVVDDEPMSGTVISRLAEKFGYRVTYCSDPLQAIALFYANDFDLLVTDLAMPGLPGDELARQVIARKPGMPVLLLSGFIEPAKLDQLRQIGVREILNKPPSAEDLISAMDRCLQP; from the coding sequence ATGAATCAACCCGCCGACCCCAGCCGAACGCACTCCCAGCCGGGGGTGACCGGCCAGCATCGGCGCGACGAGGCGCTGATCCTCGCGCTCGATGCCACGCTGACCTGCATCTGGGACTATGATCTGACAACCGGCCAGGTGACCCTCGACGCCAACTGGTCGCGGATGCGCGGCGGGCCCGCCAATTCCACGGTAACCGGCATAAAAGACCTGATCGCCAAGCTGCACCCGGAGGACCGGCACCGGGCCTGGCGAGCCACCCTGAACTGCGTGACCGGCCGCGCCCCGGAATACAGCCAGGAATACCGCGTGCTGGACCAGCAGGGGCAGTGGATGTGGGTGCACAGCCGTGGCCGCGCGACCAACCGCGACGCCGGCGGCCGCGCCACGCGGATGATCGGCACCAACATCGACATCACGCAGCGCAAGACCACCGAACTCGCCGCCTCCCGCCAGGTGCAGTTTCTTAACGCACTAAACCAGACCACCGTTGCGCTGCTGCAACGCCGGGCGAAGGCCGAGATCCTTGAGGCTCTCGCCGGGCGCGCCGCCCAACTCTTGATCGTGACCCAGGTGGAGGTCGCCCTGATCGAGGGCGACGAACTTGTGACCCAAGCCTACGGCGGAGATGTCCGCACCAAGGGCGGTGCCCGGGCCGGCCGGCGCGAAGCCATGCTCTCCTGGCGGGCCATCGACTCCCACGAATCCGTCATTGTGGAAGACTACGGCTCGGTGGCCGAGGGCTCGGCCATCTACCGTGCGGCCGGCTTCCAAGCCGTTGCCATCTATCCGATCCTACACGGGACGCGTTGCCTCGGCGTACTGGCCTGCATGCGGGACCAAGCCGGTCACACCTTCAACGAGGAGGAGCGTGAAAAGGGCCGCTTGCTGGCCCAACTCGCGGCGCTGGTGATCCATAACGCCGACATCTATGAGGACTCCCTGCGGGTCGCCGAAAACCGCATGCGCGATGTGCGCGAAAGCGAGGCCCGCTTCCGCACGGTTTTCAATGAAAGCCCGATTCCCATCATCCTGATGTCGGCCGCCGGCGGAGAAATACGCGAGGTGAACAAGGCCGCCTCGGTGACCTTCGGCTATGCAAGGGAAGAAGTCCTCGGGCGGACGACGATGGAACTCGGCATCTGGGCCGATCCCCAGGAAAGGCCCAGAATTGTGGAGCGGCTGCAAAAAGAGGGCTCGGTCCACGGGCATCACACCCAGATGCGCGCGAAGGACGGCCGCCCGCTCCAGGTGATTTACAACGCCAACGTCGTGTCACTCGGCGGTGACCCCTACCTGCTCAGTTTCGTCATCGACATCTCCGCGCAGAAGGAGGCCGAGTCGGCGTTGCGCCAGAGCGAGGCCAAACTCCGGCAGGCGCAGAAACTGGAATCTCTCGGCACGCTGGCCGGCGGCATCGCCCATGACTTCAACAACATCCTTACAGGAATCCTTGGCTTCGCCCACCTCTGTCAGGCCGACCTGGCCCCGGACCATCCCGCCGCCCATTGGGTTGACGGCATCCTGAAATCCGGTGAACGCGCCAAGGGCCTGGTGCAGCAGATTCTCACCTTCAGCCGCAAGACCGAGAGCATGCGCGGGCCGGTGCGCCTGCAACTGGTCACGCAGGAATCGGTGGCCCTGCTCCGCTCCACGCTGCCCGCAATGGTGCGGTTGGAATGCGAAATTGACCCGGCCTGCCCGCCGGTCCTGGCCGATCCCACCGAAATCCACCAGGTCATTCTGAACCTCTGCACCAATGCCTGGCATGCGCTGCCGGAGACCGGCGGATGCATCGAGGTCCGGCTGCTGAGCTGCGACGTGGACACACGCTTTGCCCAGGAACATGGACCGCTCCAACCCGGCCCGCATGTGCGGCTCAGCGTGCGCGACAACGGCAAGGGCATGAGCGCGGCCACCATCGAGCGCATTTTCGAACCCTTCTTCACCACCAAGGAGGCCGGCAAGGGCACCGGACTCGGCCTCGCCGTCGTCCACAGCATCGTGCAGAGCCACGAGGGCGCCATTCATCTGCAAAGCACCCCGGGCCAAGGCACTACCTTCGACCTCTACTTCCCCGCCCTGCCGACCCCGACCAGTCCCGAGGAATCCGCCACCACCCCGGCCGAACTCCCCCGCGGACAGGGTCAGTCGGTCCTCGTCGTGGATGACGAGCCGATGAGCGGCACCGTGATCAGTCGCCTGGCGGAAAAATTCGGCTACCGGGTCACCTACTGCAGCGATCCGCTGCAGGCGATCGCCCTGTTTTACGCCAATGATTTTGACCTGCTCGTGACCGATCTCGCGATGCCCGGTCTGCCCGGTGACGAGCTCGCCCGGCAGGTGATCGCCCGCAAACCCGGCATGCCCGTGCTGCTGTTGTCCGGATTCATCGAACCCGCCAAGCTGGACCAGCTCCGCCAGATCGGCGTGCGGGAAATCCTGAACAAGCCGCCGTCGGCCGAGGATCTGATCAGCGCCATGGACCGCTGCCTGCAGCCGTAA
- a CDS encoding response regulator: MRNKILTVDDSKTVRIIVRKTFKSYDCEILEAANGVEGLALAAKSMPDLILLDVTMPVMDGVEMLTKLKSDPQLKGIPVMMLTAEGGRDHVLKIAKIGVRDYIVKPFEEDVLVEKAGRIIDLKPLVDGPAKARSLTDPATILVVEDKPAIIQQIQEGLKHTPWKIVGAATQGEAIDYCSKTPPDLVIVSLSLPEESAFALFRLLRTNVKTKYTPVFGLVVKTETGTLQQAQTVGFTTVITKPIDCSDLESRIAKAMNLDTSTRYFGIEEGFFVFKMPENCTQAVLAEISTYLKPKLTEAVDAGHNRAIINVSALKTLHMGVIKQLVQAMQLCRDASVNYVLVGNAQLVSECKGFEETRTWSFFETMDEARASFGKAAPAAPALATA, translated from the coding sequence ATGCGCAACAAGATCCTGACCGTCGACGATTCCAAGACCGTCCGCATCATCGTGCGGAAAACCTTCAAGAGCTACGATTGCGAGATTCTTGAGGCCGCCAACGGTGTGGAAGGCCTGGCCCTCGCAGCCAAGTCCATGCCCGACCTTATCCTTCTCGATGTGACCATGCCCGTCATGGACGGCGTCGAGATGCTCACCAAGCTCAAGTCCGATCCCCAACTCAAGGGCATCCCCGTGATGATGCTCACCGCCGAGGGTGGCCGTGACCACGTGCTCAAGATCGCCAAGATCGGTGTGCGCGACTACATCGTGAAGCCCTTCGAGGAGGACGTCCTCGTCGAAAAGGCCGGTCGCATCATCGACCTCAAGCCGCTCGTGGACGGTCCGGCCAAGGCCCGCTCCCTCACCGATCCCGCCACCATCCTCGTCGTCGAGGACAAGCCCGCCATCATCCAGCAGATCCAGGAGGGCCTGAAGCACACGCCGTGGAAGATTGTCGGCGCCGCCACCCAGGGCGAGGCCATCGACTACTGCTCCAAGACCCCGCCGGATCTGGTCATCGTCAGCCTTTCGCTGCCCGAGGAGTCCGCGTTCGCGCTCTTCCGTCTGCTCCGCACCAATGTGAAGACGAAATACACGCCCGTCTTCGGTCTGGTCGTCAAAACCGAGACCGGCACCCTGCAGCAGGCGCAGACCGTCGGTTTCACCACCGTCATCACGAAGCCGATCGACTGCTCCGACCTCGAGTCCCGCATCGCCAAGGCGATGAACCTCGACACGTCCACCCGCTATTTCGGCATCGAGGAAGGTTTCTTTGTCTTCAAGATGCCCGAGAACTGCACCCAGGCTGTGCTCGCGGAGATCTCCACCTATCTCAAGCCCAAGCTTACCGAGGCGGTGGATGCCGGCCACAACCGTGCCATCATCAACGTCTCGGCGCTCAAGACCCTGCACATGGGCGTCATCAAGCAGCTCGTCCAGGCCATGCAGCTCTGCCGCGACGCCAGCGTGAACTACGTGCTCGTCGGCAATGCCCAGCTCGTCAGCGAGTGCAAGGGCTTCGAGGAAACCCGCACCTGGAGCTTCTTCGAGACGATGGACGAGGCGCGCGCCAGCTTCGGCAAGGCGGCCCCCGCCGCGCCGGCCTTGGCAACCGCCTGA
- a CDS encoding chemotaxis protein CheA — protein sequence MPKSPEKYAALENAVNRLASESMLATVGRDDGLVPAYSLAGELCELCQGVPALHAPLASLLAALDKSLDTAQPFTEALLRQLRSTVEWLGPAIEAVRNDAPVPVLPGAAPAAAASGPAPAATTAKEKSDVLMTFDIEENRELLHEFHAEVVDHLQQIEAALLSLDQEPDNPEALNSIFRSFHTIKGNAGFLGLVPMHTLAHEVESLLDLARNNKLRLSSVIITEILRSRDALQALTQQVGVALEKGQLPTEMIPVSHLIQSVKRLAVPTGSAPVAEAPAPAPVAAPVAAAAPETPAEAPIPFPSPAPAVPEAAPVPEAAPVSTVSAAPVTATAAPAASAAPKNGNAEKSVSTGQTVRVNTEKLDSLMDVVGELVIVQSQIMESTRSLSMDGSPLHRNVAQLSRITKELQHTAMALRMIPIKPTFQKMERLARDLARSCVKKVVFSTSGDDTELDRTVVEEIADPLVHMVRNAMDHGLEPAEERVAAGKPENGSVHLSAYHQGSNIVIELRDDGRGINPDKIYKKAVEKGVIAPNASLSREEIFALIFAPGFSTAEKVTAVSGRGVGMDVVKRNIEKLRGKIEIASEVGKGSVFKIKLPLTMAIIDGLVVRVGQDRFILPTTSVQMALRPAQETISTVHGTGEVMDLRGRILPLHRLHRRFNIPADAENPWEGIVVIIEHSGRTSALLVDEMISKQEVVIKNLGAFMQGLPGVAGGAILGDGNIALILDPASILQAA from the coding sequence ATGCCAAAGTCTCCCGAAAAATACGCGGCGCTGGAAAACGCCGTCAACCGCCTGGCCTCCGAGTCGATGCTCGCCACCGTCGGCCGCGACGACGGCCTCGTGCCGGCCTACAGCCTTGCTGGCGAACTCTGCGAACTGTGCCAGGGCGTTCCCGCCCTGCACGCGCCGCTCGCCAGCCTGCTGGCCGCGCTCGACAAGAGCCTCGACACCGCCCAGCCGTTCACCGAGGCGCTGCTGCGCCAGCTGCGTTCCACCGTTGAGTGGCTCGGCCCCGCCATCGAGGCCGTCCGCAACGATGCCCCGGTGCCCGTTCTGCCGGGTGCCGCTCCGGCCGCCGCTGCCTCCGGCCCGGCTCCGGCCGCGACCACCGCGAAGGAAAAGAGCGACGTGCTCATGACTTTCGACATCGAGGAGAATCGCGAGCTGCTGCACGAGTTCCACGCGGAGGTCGTGGACCACCTCCAGCAGATCGAGGCGGCCCTCCTTTCCCTCGACCAGGAACCCGACAATCCCGAGGCGCTCAATTCCATCTTCCGCTCGTTCCACACCATCAAGGGCAACGCCGGCTTCCTCGGCCTCGTGCCCATGCACACGCTCGCCCACGAGGTCGAGTCGCTGCTCGACCTGGCCCGGAACAACAAACTCAGGCTTTCTTCCGTCATCATCACCGAGATCCTGCGCAGCCGTGATGCGCTGCAGGCGCTCACGCAGCAGGTCGGCGTTGCCCTCGAGAAGGGGCAGCTCCCGACCGAGATGATTCCGGTCAGCCATCTCATCCAGTCTGTCAAACGGCTAGCCGTGCCGACGGGTTCCGCCCCGGTGGCCGAGGCGCCGGCTCCGGCGCCGGTTGCCGCCCCGGTGGCTGCGGCCGCCCCCGAGACGCCCGCCGAAGCCCCGATTCCTTTCCCGTCACCCGCCCCGGCCGTCCCCGAGGCTGCGCCGGTTCCTGAGGCTGCGCCCGTTTCCACCGTTTCGGCGGCCCCGGTCACCGCGACTGCGGCCCCGGCGGCTTCCGCCGCACCCAAGAACGGCAACGCCGAGAAGTCCGTCTCGACCGGCCAGACCGTGCGCGTCAACACCGAGAAGCTCGACTCCCTCATGGATGTCGTGGGCGAACTCGTGATCGTGCAGAGCCAGATCATGGAGTCCACCCGCTCGCTCAGCATGGACGGTTCCCCGCTCCATCGCAACGTGGCCCAGCTCTCCCGCATCACCAAGGAGCTGCAGCACACCGCCATGGCGTTGCGCATGATTCCCATCAAGCCCACGTTCCAGAAGATGGAGCGGCTCGCGCGTGACCTCGCCCGCAGCTGCGTCAAGAAGGTCGTGTTCTCCACTTCCGGTGACGACACCGAGCTCGACCGCACCGTCGTCGAGGAAATCGCCGATCCGCTCGTCCACATGGTGCGCAACGCCATGGACCACGGCCTCGAGCCCGCCGAGGAGCGCGTGGCCGCCGGCAAGCCCGAGAACGGCAGCGTTCATCTCAGTGCCTACCACCAGGGCAGCAACATCGTCATCGAGCTGCGCGACGACGGTCGCGGCATCAATCCCGACAAGATCTACAAGAAGGCCGTCGAGAAGGGCGTCATCGCCCCCAACGCCTCGCTCAGCCGCGAGGAAATCTTCGCCCTCATCTTTGCCCCCGGGTTCTCCACCGCCGAGAAAGTCACCGCCGTTTCCGGCCGTGGCGTCGGCATGGACGTCGTGAAGCGGAACATCGAGAAGCTTCGCGGCAAGATCGAGATCGCGTCCGAGGTGGGCAAGGGCTCCGTCTTCAAGATCAAGCTTCCGCTCACCATGGCCATCATTGATGGCCTCGTGGTGCGCGTTGGCCAGGACCGTTTCATCCTGCCGACCACGTCGGTGCAGATGGCGCTGCGTCCGGCCCAGGAGACGATCTCCACCGTGCATGGCACCGGCGAAGTCATGGATCTGCGCGGCCGGATCCTGCCGCTGCACCGCCTGCACCGCCGCTTCAACATCCCCGCCGACGCCGAGAATCCCTGGGAGGGCATCGTCGTCATCATCGAGCACTCCGGGCGCACCTCCGCCCTGCTGGTGGACGAGATGATCAGCAAGCAGGAGGTTGTGATCAAGAACCTCGGCGCCTTCATGCAGGGCCTGCCGGGGGTCGCGGGCGGCGCCATCCTCGGCGACGGCAACATTGCCCTCATCCTCGATCCTGCCTCTATCCTCCAAGCCGCCTGA
- a CDS encoding chemotaxis protein CheD — protein sequence MSGAPTISSLSSLFAQRVVVGVGDMAVSNNTGTMLSTYALGSCIGVIAYDPGAKCGGILHLMLPEASVSPQKAQTQPAMFADTGLPLFFKGLVGLKAERARLKLFVAGGASVLSGQDPFKIGERNTRATLDFINQNRLNVIKTETGGSVNRTVHLELNTGNVNLISPLGKLNISLA from the coding sequence ATGAGCGGCGCCCCGACCATTTCCTCCCTTTCCTCCCTGTTCGCGCAACGCGTTGTCGTCGGCGTGGGTGACATGGCCGTCTCGAACAACACCGGCACGATGCTCAGCACCTATGCGCTGGGCTCCTGCATCGGGGTGATTGCCTACGATCCCGGAGCCAAATGCGGTGGTATCCTGCACCTGATGCTGCCGGAAGCCTCCGTTTCACCGCAGAAGGCCCAGACCCAGCCCGCGATGTTTGCCGACACCGGCCTGCCGCTGTTTTTCAAGGGCCTGGTCGGCCTCAAGGCCGAGCGGGCCCGCCTGAAGCTGTTTGTGGCCGGAGGGGCCAGCGTGCTCTCGGGCCAGGACCCTTTCAAGATCGGCGAACGCAACACCCGGGCCACCTTGGATTTCATCAACCAAAACCGCCTGAACGTGATCAAGACCGAGACGGGCGGCTCGGTGAACCGCACCGTCCACCTCGAGCTGAACACGGGCAACGTGAACCTGATCAGCCCCCTCGGAAAGCTGAACATCAGCCTGGCCTGA
- a CDS encoding methyl-accepting chemotaxis protein yields the protein MSSPASRSTVLNLRRSFLGITLGFAFLAALIVVLGVTSYRFSQSGSARTAELSERLLPGLQSLARLQEAVLKYNLANLEYVTGRDEETQARKLTEAATLRRAVGEHMGTLGRLIETADARAAQEKVSAALAKYDASIGRLQEALKASDFERAMQILDGDVARDYGAVEAALSSLQGHVFALSSRNGQETREVLDHNLRITLVLGSIIGGLAIVAVGAVQFLNFRVSRRFGQLSGALGDEAGDINVKARGFNATSTRLADGSSEQAAALEETSASLEEMSSMTKRNADSAQQAKQVASEARIAVDAGAAGMQRMTEAMAGIKTSSSEIANIIKTIDEIAFQTNILALNAAVEAARAGEAGAGFAVVADEVRALAQRSATAAKETAGKIEAALQKSEEGVRVSTEVSEMLGRIVGQVRRMDELVVEIAGSSAEQSTGIVQVNEAVSRMDKITQANAASAEESAAAAQELSSQATHLQSLVDELRQLVGARSKAPAPAAIAPAAPVLSSRKPAAKAAAHAVTAGAGEDFWTDPKS from the coding sequence ATGTCCTCGCCCGCCTCCCGCTCCACCGTCCTCAACCTGCGGCGCTCGTTCCTCGGCATCACGCTCGGCTTCGCCTTCCTGGCGGCCCTCATCGTGGTGCTCGGGGTGACCAGCTACCGCTTCTCGCAGTCGGGCTCTGCCCGCACCGCGGAGCTCAGTGAGCGCCTGCTGCCCGGCCTGCAATCGCTGGCCCGGCTGCAGGAGGCGGTGCTGAAATACAACCTGGCCAACCTCGAATATGTCACCGGACGCGACGAAGAAACCCAAGCCCGCAAGCTCACCGAGGCCGCCACGCTCCGCCGCGCCGTCGGCGAGCACATGGGCACGCTCGGCCGCCTGATTGAAACCGCCGATGCCCGGGCCGCCCAGGAGAAGGTCTCGGCCGCACTGGCCAAATACGACGCCTCCATCGGAAGGCTTCAGGAAGCGCTCAAGGCGAGCGACTTCGAGCGCGCCATGCAGATTCTCGACGGCGACGTCGCCCGCGACTACGGCGCAGTGGAGGCTGCGCTCAGCTCTCTCCAGGGCCATGTCTTCGCCCTCTCCAGCCGCAACGGGCAGGAGACCCGCGAGGTGCTCGACCACAACCTTCGCATCACCCTGGTGCTCGGTTCGATTATCGGTGGCCTCGCCATCGTGGCCGTCGGCGCTGTGCAGTTCCTGAACTTCCGCGTGAGCCGCCGCTTCGGCCAGCTCTCCGGCGCGCTCGGTGACGAGGCCGGCGACATCAATGTCAAGGCCCGCGGCTTCAACGCCACGAGCACCCGTCTCGCCGATGGTTCCAGCGAGCAGGCCGCCGCGCTGGAGGAGACCAGCGCTTCGCTCGAGGAGATGTCGAGCATGACCAAGCGCAACGCCGACTCCGCCCAGCAGGCCAAGCAGGTCGCCTCCGAGGCTCGCATCGCCGTGGACGCCGGCGCGGCCGGCATGCAGCGCATGACCGAGGCCATGGCCGGCATCAAGACCTCCTCCAGCGAGATCGCCAACATCATCAAGACGATCGACGAGATTGCCTTCCAGACCAACATCCTCGCCCTCAACGCCGCCGTCGAGGCGGCCCGCGCAGGCGAGGCCGGCGCCGGTTTCGCCGTTGTTGCCGACGAGGTGCGCGCGCTCGCCCAGCGTTCCGCCACCGCCGCCAAGGAAACGGCCGGCAAGATCGAGGCGGCGCTCCAAAAGAGCGAGGAAGGTGTCCGGGTCAGCACCGAGGTGTCCGAGATGCTCGGCCGAATCGTTGGCCAGGTCCGCCGCATGGACGAGCTGGTTGTCGAGATCGCCGGTTCCTCTGCCGAACAGTCCACCGGCATCGTCCAGGTCAACGAGGCCGTTTCCCGCATGGACAAAATCACGCAGGCCAACGCCGCCAGCGCCGAGGAATCTGCGGCTGCCGCCCAGGAGCTTTCCAGCCAGGCCACCCACCTGCAGAGCCTCGTGGACGAGCTCCGCCAGCTGGTCGGCGCGCGTTCCAAAGCACCCGCTCCCGCAGCTATTGCTCCCGCGGCGCCGGTTCTGTCCTCGCGCAAGCCGGCGGCCAAGGCCGCGGCTCATGCCGTGACCGCCGGAGCGGGCGAGGACTTTTGGACCGATCCCAAGTCCTGA
- a CDS encoding HDOD domain-containing protein codes for MPANLPPTLDKVCDAALKLPCAPSLLPKLALALQSDDSSSADIERLISLDASLAASTLRLANSAAMGGGKVTTVEEAVFRLGAKEIYRLAALALVGRWESGAGKGLRWSPGDFSRHALITAIAAEMLAATTERLDPQLAYTSGLVSDVGKLALAHSCADFYPAVRVCAEQTRCTWEQAERTVLGYHHADASIRLLNAWNFPSLFVLAVEHQFAPASAPVAALPLLAHLHAAKYLATSMGPGVMEEGFMGVIHGAFLKEWGFTPEMLEATMPIVLEKASARLGERLHEGSISL; via the coding sequence ATGCCCGCCAACCTGCCTCCGACTCTCGACAAGGTTTGTGACGCCGCCCTGAAGCTGCCCTGCGCGCCCTCGTTGCTGCCCAAGCTCGCGCTGGCGCTGCAGAGCGACGACAGCTCCTCGGCCGACATTGAGCGCCTGATCTCGCTCGACGCGTCGTTGGCCGCCTCGACCCTGCGTCTGGCCAACTCGGCCGCCATGGGTGGGGGCAAGGTCACCACGGTGGAGGAGGCGGTGTTCCGTCTCGGCGCCAAGGAAATCTACCGCCTGGCCGCTCTCGCGCTGGTGGGCCGCTGGGAGTCGGGCGCAGGCAAGGGTCTGCGCTGGTCGCCCGGTGATTTCAGCCGCCATGCGCTCATCACCGCCATCGCGGCGGAGATGCTCGCCGCCACCACCGAGCGCCTCGATCCCCAACTCGCCTACACGTCCGGTCTCGTCAGCGACGTGGGCAAGCTCGCGCTGGCGCACAGCTGTGCCGACTTTTATCCCGCGGTGCGTGTCTGCGCCGAGCAGACCCGCTGCACCTGGGAGCAGGCCGAGCGCACGGTGCTCGGTTACCACCACGCCGATGCGAGCATCCGGTTGCTCAATGCCTGGAATTTTCCGTCGCTCTTTGTCCTCGCGGTGGAGCATCAGTTCGCCCCGGCCAGCGCGCCGGTCGCGGCACTCCCGTTGCTGGCCCACCTGCACGCCGCCAAATATCTGGCCACGTCGATGGGACCGGGCGTGATGGAGGAGGGGTTCATGGGCGTGATCCATGGTGCGTTCCTCAAGGAGTGGGGCTTCACCCCCGAGATGCTCGAAGCCACCATGCCGATCGTGCTGGAAAAGGCCTCGGCCCGTCTCGGCGAACGCCTCCACGAAGGCTCGATTTCGCTGTAA